The following coding sequences are from one uncultured Desulfobacter sp. window:
- a CDS encoding TolC family protein, with amino-acid sequence MGRVVTASYDDAGKGALERTLDDEYTVWSLGFEFRLPIFGGEKTKSELTAAQHRQAQADLELNAVEVALNNDLKSVIKNVIHINEQVQSNTEAAHYYQIILETEIARMKAGKSNSRIVLQKEEDYIEAKEARLTSQVNYQKALMGLRMIAGTLLAVYNIEEDDDKK; translated from the coding sequence TTGGGGCGAGTAGTTACCGCCAGTTATGATGATGCCGGCAAAGGCGCACTGGAAAGAACCCTTGATGATGAATATACGGTATGGAGCCTCGGCTTTGAATTTAGACTACCGATATTTGGGGGAGAAAAAACAAAAAGCGAACTGACTGCGGCACAGCATCGTCAAGCCCAGGCCGACCTGGAACTGAACGCCGTTGAAGTTGCTCTTAACAATGACCTGAAGTCCGTCATAAAAAATGTAATCCACATCAATGAACAGGTGCAGAGCAACACCGAAGCCGCCCATTATTATCAAATTATCCTGGAAACGGAAATAGCCAGGATGAAGGCGGGAAAAAGCAACAGCAGAATCGTATTGCAAAAGGAAGAGGACTATATTGAGGCCAAAGAAGCACGGCTGACCAGCCAAGTCAACTATCAAAAAGCGCTCATGGGGTTAAGGATGATCGCTGGCACCCTCCTGGCGGTTTATAACATTGAAGAGGACGACGATAAAAAATGA